One genomic segment of Arachis duranensis cultivar V14167 chromosome 4, aradu.V14167.gnm2.J7QH, whole genome shotgun sequence includes these proteins:
- the LOC107483985 gene encoding polygalacturonase-like gives MEPTRKATPVIIPLLVIVILFYCMPNAAAATFNVLDFGAKADGRTDSSKAFTSAWAQACASAQPASILVPKGRFLVGSTTFSGQCANKAISFEIQGTLVAPSDYNILANKGTWLLFEHVDGVSIRSGVLDGQGTILWDCKNSNDGSCPSGATTLEFTNSKNIVISGLTSMNSQMFHIVINACQNVKAQGITITADGNSPNTDGIHVQGSSDVTILTSKIRTGDDCISIGPGTTNLWIENIACGPGHGISIGSLGKDENEAGVQNVTVKTVTLSGTQNGVRIKTWGRPSNSFVRDVIFQDATIVNAQNPIVIDQNYCPNNEGCPGQASGVKISDITYKNIHGTSATEVAVKFDCSSKNPCSGIKLEDLKLTYKNQAAQASCVHASGDALGLEQPQSCLS, from the exons ATGGAGCCAACACGAAAAGCTACTCCCGTTATAATTCCTCTGCTTGTTATTGTGATCCTATTTTATTGTATGCCGAATGCTGCAGCAGCCACATTCAATGTGCTTGACTTTGGAGCCAAGGCGGACGGTCGCACTGACTCCAGCAAGGCTTTTACCAGTGCTTGGGCCCAGGCCTGTGCCTCGGCCCAGCCCGCTTCCATACTCGTGCCAAAGGGGCGCTTCTTGGTTGGAAGCACCACCTTTAGTGGCCAATGTGCCAACAAGGCAATCTCATTTGAGATCCAGGGCACCTTGGTGGCACCCTCAGACTACAATATCCTAGCAAACAAAGGGACTTGGCTGCTGTTTGAGCACGTCGACGGCGTTTCCATTCGTAGCGGCGTGCTTGATGGCCAAGGCACTATCCTCTGGGATTGCAAGAACTCCAACGACGGTAGCTGCCCATCTGGAGCTACG ACACTGGAATTCACCAACTCCAAAAACATTGTCATTAGTGGATTGACCTCAATGAACAGCCAAATGTTCCACATAGTCATCAATGCATGCCAGAACGTCAAAGCACAAGGCATCACCATCACCGCCGACGGAAACAGCCCTAACACCGACGGCATTCACGTCCAAGGCTCCTCCGACGTCACCATCCTCACCTCCAAAATCCGCACCGGCGATGACTGCATCTCCATCGGGCCCGGCACCACAAACTTGTGGATCGAAAACATAGCATGCGGTCCAGGCCATGGAATAAG CATTGGGAGCTTGGGAAAGGATGAGAACGAGGCTGGCGTACAAAATGTGACGGTTAAAACGGTTACGCTGAGTGGGACCCAAAATGGTGTTAGAATCAAGACTTGGGGCAGACCCAGCAACAGTTTCGTCAGAGACGTGATTTTCCAAGACGCCACCATAGTGAATGCCCAAAACCCAATTGTCATTGACCAGAATTACTGCCCGAACAACGAGGGCTGCCCCGGTCAG GCCTCAGGAGTAAAAATCAGTGACATAACGTACAAAAACATTCATGGAACATCAGCAACAGAGGTAGCTGTGAAGTTTGATTGTAGCTCAAAGAACCCATGCAGTGGCATCAAGTTGGAGGATTTGAAGCTCACTTACAAGAACCAAGCTGCTCAAGCTTCTTGTGTCCATGCATCTGGAGATGCATTGGGTTTAGAACAACCACAGAGCTGCTTATCATAA